One window of Cryobacterium arcticum genomic DNA carries:
- a CDS encoding TrmH family RNA methyltransferase yields MQIVPITDLDQPGLADYSRLTDVALRRVSEPANGLYIAESAKVIGRALDAGHRPRSVLVQEQWLPDATRLLKDWPDVPIYVGTAALLEQLTGYNLHRGALAAMHRPDLQSVADIIRGARRIVILEDIVDHTNVGAIFRSVAGLGADAVLITPRCADPLYRRSVRVSMGTVLQVPWTRLPEWSEATPVLHDNGFHLAALALADDAVSLDVFARQPPERVAIVLGTEGDGLSRHALSAADTIVTIPMLHGVDSLNVASASAVALYALRV; encoded by the coding sequence GTGCAGATCGTCCCGATTACCGACCTCGACCAGCCGGGACTCGCCGACTACTCCCGGCTGACCGATGTGGCCCTGCGCCGGGTGAGCGAACCGGCGAACGGCCTGTACATCGCCGAATCGGCCAAGGTGATCGGCCGCGCCCTCGACGCCGGCCACCGTCCGCGCTCGGTTCTCGTGCAGGAGCAGTGGCTGCCCGACGCCACCCGGCTCCTGAAGGACTGGCCCGACGTGCCCATCTACGTGGGGACCGCCGCCCTGCTCGAACAGCTCACCGGGTACAACCTGCACCGTGGCGCCCTCGCGGCCATGCACCGCCCCGACCTGCAGTCGGTGGCCGACATCATCCGGGGCGCCCGGCGCATCGTGATCCTCGAGGACATCGTCGACCACACCAACGTGGGGGCGATCTTCAGGTCAGTGGCCGGGCTGGGCGCCGACGCCGTGCTGATCACTCCCCGGTGCGCCGACCCGCTCTATCGCCGGAGCGTCCGCGTGAGCATGGGAACGGTACTGCAGGTGCCGTGGACACGGCTTCCGGAATGGTCCGAGGCGACGCCGGTGCTGCACGATAACGGCTTCCACCTGGCCGCCCTCGCCCTGGCCGACGACGCCGTCTCCCTCGACGTCTTCGCCCGGCAGCCGCCGGAACGGGTCGCCATCGTCCTCGGCACCGAGGGTGACGGGCTGAGCCGTCACGCCCTGTCCGCGGCGGACACCATCGTGACGATCCCGATGCTGCACGGCGTGGATTCGCTCAACGTGGCCTCCGCCAGCGCCGTCGCCCTGTACGCCCTGCGCGTGTAG
- a CDS encoding Sir2 family NAD-dependent protein deacetylase, with translation MTAETVLTTPAVAGKDLDAIAAILRGRRTAVLTGAGVSTDSGIPDYRGAGAPVRVPMTFQTFLADERARKRYWAGSHLGWHRFRAAEPNLGHRSLVALEDAGLVSGVVTQNVDGLHTRAGSRHVVDLHGSMDLVVCLSCGQAFGRDSIAARLEAHNPVLADPDQVEIAPDGDAIVVDIDDFVVPDCSVCGGLLKPNVVFFGELVPTGKFTAASALVRAADALIIAGSSLAVNSGIRLLELARRRKLPIVVINRGVTKGDGRAQIKLEAGTSETFAGLVTRLIES, from the coding sequence ATGACGGCCGAGACTGTCCTGACGACACCGGCGGTAGCCGGGAAAGACCTCGACGCGATTGCCGCGATCCTGCGCGGTCGCCGCACCGCCGTCCTGACCGGCGCCGGCGTGAGCACGGACTCGGGCATCCCGGACTACCGGGGTGCGGGCGCACCCGTGCGGGTGCCGATGACCTTCCAGACCTTCCTGGCCGACGAGCGGGCCCGCAAACGGTACTGGGCCGGCAGCCACCTCGGCTGGCACCGCTTCCGGGCGGCCGAGCCGAACCTCGGCCACCGCTCCCTCGTGGCCCTGGAGGACGCCGGACTCGTCAGCGGGGTCGTCACCCAGAACGTCGACGGCCTGCACACCAGGGCCGGGTCCCGGCACGTCGTGGACCTGCACGGCTCCATGGACCTGGTGGTCTGCCTCTCCTGCGGACAGGCCTTCGGCCGGGACAGCATCGCCGCCCGGCTCGAGGCACACAACCCGGTTCTCGCCGACCCCGACCAGGTGGAGATCGCCCCGGACGGCGACGCGATCGTGGTCGACATCGACGACTTCGTCGTTCCGGACTGTTCGGTGTGCGGCGGCCTGCTCAAGCCCAATGTGGTCTTCTTCGGCGAGCTCGTTCCGACGGGCAAGTTCACGGCCGCGTCGGCGCTGGTGCGGGCGGCGGATGCCCTGATCATCGCCGGTTCGTCGCTGGCGGTGAACTCCGGGATCCGGTTGCTCGAACTGGCCAGGCGCCGCAAGCTGCCCATTGTGGTGATCAACCGCGGTGTGACCAAGGGCGACGGCCGTGCGCAGATCAAGCTGGAGGCGGGCACGTCGGAGACCTTCGCGGGACTGGTGACCAGGCTGATCGAGTCATGA
- a CDS encoding histidine phosphatase family protein: MTRLAIVRHGQTDWNLQTRIQGSTDIPLNSTGRAQAAETGLRLSTARWDAIVTSPLLRAHETARIIAGELDHAAPVVVPELTERHHGEIEGLTFAERQHRFPDGSRVPGLESRQAVLDRVLPALERVALAYAGQEVIVVCHGGVIGTLVRYATNGERPAAGELIPNGSVHDFRWQDGRLVLERFVSVR, translated from the coding sequence ATGACCAGGCTCGCGATCGTGCGGCACGGCCAGACCGACTGGAACCTGCAGACCCGCATCCAGGGCAGCACCGACATCCCGCTGAACTCCACGGGCCGCGCGCAGGCCGCGGAGACCGGCCTGCGGCTCAGCACCGCACGGTGGGATGCCATCGTCACCAGTCCGCTGCTCCGGGCGCACGAGACCGCCCGGATCATCGCCGGTGAGCTGGACCACGCCGCCCCCGTGGTCGTCCCCGAGCTGACCGAACGCCACCACGGGGAGATCGAGGGGCTCACGTTCGCCGAGCGCCAGCACCGGTTCCCGGACGGTTCCCGGGTGCCAGGGTTGGAGAGCCGGCAGGCCGTGCTGGACCGTGTGCTGCCCGCTCTTGAACGCGTCGCCCTGGCCTACGCCGGCCAGGAGGTGATCGTGGTCTGCCACGGCGGGGTCATCGGAACGCTGGTGCGCTACGCGACCAACGGGGAACGCCCGGCGGCCGGTGAGCTGATCCCGAACGGGTCGGTGCACGATTTCCGTTGGCAGGACGGCCGGCTGGTGCTCGAACGCTTCGTGTCGGTGCGCTGA
- a CDS encoding glycosyltransferase family 4 protein — MRIVFDCRYTRTDRHDGISRYTAGLVTELGRLHPVTMLISDHRQLALLPDLPWQLVRSPTSALEPLVALTVNRLKPDIVFSPMQTMGSWGRRYRLVLTVHDLIYYRNRTPPREFSAAIRLLWRLYHLSWTPQRLLLNRSDGVVTVSETTGELIARHRLTRRPVSVVPNAADAVTHPDGLAARTEPAAKRLIYMGSFMPYKNVDTLVRAAAALPGYELHLLSRVSDDERARLSALAPQATLVFHNGVSDDEYVALLAGATALVSASLDEGFGIPLVEAMGLGIPVVVSDIPIFREIGGDAASYVAPRDPDAVAAAVLALEQPGEWARRSGLSVLQAARFTWAGSAERLLRVLQGTRAANRRD, encoded by the coding sequence CTGCGCATCGTCTTCGACTGCCGCTACACGCGGACCGACCGGCACGACGGCATCAGCCGCTACACGGCGGGCCTGGTCACCGAACTCGGCCGCCTGCACCCGGTCACCATGCTGATCAGCGACCACCGTCAGCTGGCCCTGCTGCCCGACCTGCCCTGGCAGCTCGTGCGTTCGCCCACGAGCGCGCTCGAGCCCCTCGTCGCCCTGACCGTGAACCGGCTGAAGCCCGACATCGTGTTCAGCCCCATGCAGACCATGGGATCGTGGGGCCGCCGGTACCGTCTGGTGCTCACGGTGCACGACCTGATCTACTACCGCAACCGCACACCTCCGCGGGAGTTCTCCGCCGCCATCCGCCTGCTCTGGCGGCTGTACCACCTGTCCTGGACGCCGCAACGCCTGCTCCTGAACCGGTCGGACGGCGTGGTGACGGTGTCGGAGACCACCGGGGAGCTGATCGCCAGGCACCGCCTCACCCGGCGGCCCGTTTCTGTTGTACCCAATGCGGCGGATGCCGTGACGCACCCCGACGGCCTGGCGGCCCGGACCGAACCCGCCGCGAAGCGGCTGATCTACATGGGTTCGTTCATGCCGTACAAGAACGTGGACACCCTGGTGCGCGCCGCGGCGGCCCTGCCCGGCTACGAGCTGCACCTGCTCAGCCGGGTGAGCGACGACGAACGGGCCCGCCTCAGCGCCCTCGCCCCGCAGGCGACCCTGGTGTTCCACAACGGGGTCAGCGACGACGAGTACGTGGCGTTGCTGGCCGGCGCGACCGCGCTGGTGAGCGCCTCCCTCGACGAAGGGTTCGGCATCCCGCTGGTGGAGGCCATGGGCCTCGGCATCCCCGTCGTGGTCAGCGACATCCCCATTTTCCGGGAGATCGGCGGCGACGCGGCGAGCTACGTGGCCCCACGCGACCCCGACGCCGTTGCGGCGGCGGTGCTCGCCCTCGAGCAGCCGGGGGAGTGGGCCCGTCGATCAGGGCTCTCGGTCCTGCAGGCCGCACGCTTCACCTGGGCCGGCTCGGCCGAGCGTCTCCTCCGGGTACTGCAGGGCACCAGGGCGGCGAACCGGCGCGACTGA
- a CDS encoding alpha/beta fold hydrolase, which translates to MIVPSPFADLLSQMDARAATVTVLGSDTRYWEYGDPESPTTVVLVHGFRGDHHGLEAVVAQLNGLRIVSPDLPGFGESSAFAALPHTIESYAAWLAEFLRVLAVPGRLVVLGHSFGSIVVAAAAAAPAGLPAQDLVLVNPIAAPALSGPRGILTRLAVFYYWLAAKLPERLGFGLLRNRVIVRVMSITMAKTRNRQRRRWIHNQHDRYFSAFADRTVVLEAFRASVSHDVSEYASAIPTRTLLIAADKDDITPVAAQERLVTQFADAQLEVLPGVGHLIHYEVPEAAARALRRFLAVTPA; encoded by the coding sequence ATGATCGTTCCCTCGCCTTTCGCCGACCTGCTCAGCCAGATGGACGCCCGCGCCGCCACCGTCACGGTGCTCGGCAGCGACACCCGGTACTGGGAGTACGGCGACCCCGAATCCCCGACGACGGTCGTCTTGGTGCACGGCTTCCGGGGAGACCACCACGGCCTCGAAGCCGTGGTCGCGCAGCTGAACGGCCTGCGGATCGTCTCACCCGACCTGCCCGGTTTCGGCGAATCCTCGGCCTTCGCGGCCCTGCCGCACACGATCGAGAGCTACGCCGCCTGGCTGGCGGAGTTCCTGCGCGTCCTGGCGGTCCCCGGCCGGCTCGTGGTGCTCGGTCACTCGTTCGGATCGATCGTCGTCGCGGCCGCCGCGGCCGCTCCGGCAGGCCTGCCCGCCCAGGACCTGGTCCTGGTGAACCCGATCGCCGCACCGGCACTCTCCGGGCCGCGCGGCATCCTGACCCGGCTCGCCGTCTTCTACTACTGGCTGGCCGCCAAGTTGCCCGAGCGCCTCGGCTTCGGCCTGCTGCGGAACCGGGTGATCGTGCGGGTGATGAGCATCACCATGGCCAAGACCCGCAACCGCCAACGGCGACGCTGGATCCACAATCAGCACGACCGCTACTTCTCCGCCTTCGCCGACCGCACCGTGGTGCTCGAGGCGTTCCGGGCGTCGGTGAGCCACGATGTCAGCGAATACGCGTCCGCCATCCCCACCCGCACGCTGCTGATCGCTGCCGACAAGGATGACATCACCCCCGTGGCCGCCCAGGAGCGGCTGGTCACCCAGTTCGCCGACGCGCAGCTCGAGGTGCTGCCTGGCGTGGGCCACCTCATCCACTACGAGGTCCCGGAGGCCGCCGCGCGCGCGCTGCGCCGTTTCCTGGCGGTGACGCCGGCATGA
- the treS gene encoding maltose alpha-D-glucosyltransferase, whose amino-acid sequence MSFTAPIQLPGLTLDPRWYRRAVFYEVMVRSFVDSNADGAGDLSGLISKLDYLQWLGIDALWIPPFFTSPLRDGGYDVADYRSILPEFGTLDEFKELVTKAHERNMRIVIDLPLNHTSDQHQWFQQSRKEPDGPFGDFYVWNDTDDRYPDIRIIFTDTEESNWAFDSVRRQFYFHRFFSHQPDLNYENPAVHEAILDVMRFWLEMGVDGFRLDAIPYLYESDEGNGEGEPPTHEFIKRLRSLIDREYPGRILLAEANQWPREVAAFFGTEEEPECHMAFDFPVMPRIFYSLRSQRAGELTRVLSETTDIPEGAGWAVFLRNHDELTLEMVSEEYRQAMYGWYAYDPRMRANIGIRRRLAPLLDNSRSELELAHALLFSLPGSPFLYYGDEIGMGDNIWLPDRDSSRTPMQWTPDRNGGFSSADPGKLYLPVVQSLVYNYAQTNVESHLAQSGSLLHWIRNVIYVRKGHPTFGLGTMRVLATDHESILAFVREYAGSGSSFGDQPETLLCVFSFAHNPVAFRIEAPDLAGTRLYDIFGGAVFPSFDENGVLTLTLGAQSFYWLHCG is encoded by the coding sequence GTGAGCTTCACCGCACCGATCCAACTCCCCGGGTTGACCCTGGATCCGCGCTGGTACCGGCGCGCGGTGTTCTACGAGGTCATGGTCCGCTCCTTCGTGGACAGCAACGCGGACGGCGCCGGCGATCTGTCCGGGCTCATCTCGAAGCTGGACTACCTGCAGTGGCTGGGCATCGACGCGCTGTGGATCCCGCCGTTCTTCACGTCACCGTTGCGGGACGGCGGCTACGACGTGGCCGACTACCGATCGATCCTGCCCGAATTCGGCACGCTCGACGAGTTCAAGGAACTGGTGACGAAGGCCCACGAGCGCAATATGCGCATCGTGATCGACCTGCCGTTGAACCACACCTCCGACCAGCACCAGTGGTTCCAACAGTCGCGGAAGGAACCCGACGGTCCGTTCGGCGATTTCTACGTGTGGAACGACACCGATGACAGATACCCCGACATCCGCATCATCTTCACCGACACCGAGGAGTCGAACTGGGCGTTCGATTCCGTTCGGCGGCAGTTCTACTTCCACCGGTTCTTCTCGCATCAGCCCGACCTCAACTACGAGAACCCGGCGGTGCACGAGGCGATCCTGGACGTCATGCGGTTCTGGCTGGAGATGGGGGTGGACGGATTCAGGCTGGACGCGATCCCCTACCTCTACGAGTCCGACGAGGGCAATGGGGAGGGCGAACCGCCCACGCACGAGTTCATCAAACGGTTGCGCTCCCTGATCGACCGCGAGTATCCGGGACGCATCCTGCTCGCCGAGGCCAACCAGTGGCCGCGTGAGGTCGCCGCCTTCTTCGGCACCGAAGAGGAACCGGAATGCCACATGGCGTTCGATTTTCCGGTGATGCCCCGCATCTTCTATTCGCTGCGCTCCCAGCGGGCCGGCGAGCTGACCCGCGTGCTCTCGGAGACCACGGACATCCCGGAGGGCGCCGGGTGGGCGGTGTTCCTGCGCAACCACGACGAGCTCACCCTGGAGATGGTCAGCGAGGAGTACCGGCAGGCCATGTACGGCTGGTACGCCTACGATCCCCGGATGCGGGCGAATATCGGTATCCGGCGCCGGCTCGCACCGCTCCTGGACAACTCGCGGTCCGAACTCGAGTTGGCCCACGCGCTGCTGTTCTCGCTGCCGGGCAGCCCGTTCCTCTACTACGGCGACGAGATCGGCATGGGCGACAACATCTGGCTGCCCGACCGGGACAGTTCGCGCACGCCCATGCAGTGGACCCCGGACCGCAACGGCGGCTTCTCCTCCGCTGATCCGGGGAAGCTGTACCTGCCGGTCGTGCAGTCGCTGGTGTACAACTACGCGCAGACGAACGTGGAATCCCACCTCGCCCAATCCGGGTCTCTCCTGCACTGGATCCGGAACGTGATCTATGTGCGCAAGGGTCACCCCACGTTCGGGCTCGGCACGATGCGGGTGCTGGCAACCGACCACGAGTCGATTCTGGCTTTCGTGCGCGAGTATGCCGGCTCGGGGTCGAGCTTCGGCGACCAGCCGGAGACCCTGCTGTGCGTGTTCAGCTTCGCGCACAACCCGGTGGCATTCCGGATCGAGGCGCCCGATCTGGCGGGCACACGGCTGTACGACATCTTCGGCGGGGCGGTGTTCCCCTCGTTCGATGAGAACGGCGTGCTCACGCTGACCCTCGGCGCGCAGAGCTTCTACTGGCTGCACTGCGGGTGA
- a CDS encoding type B 50S ribosomal protein L31: MKSDIHPTYAPVVFRDLASGATFLTRSTVSSSKTIEWEDGTTYPVIDVEISSESHPFYTGKQRIMDSAGRVEKFNSRYKGFGK, translated from the coding sequence ATGAAGTCTGACATTCACCCCACATACGCTCCCGTGGTCTTCCGCGACCTCGCGTCGGGTGCGACGTTCCTTACCCGTTCGACGGTCTCCAGCTCGAAGACCATCGAGTGGGAAGACGGCACCACGTACCCGGTCATCGACGTGGAAATCTCCTCCGAGTCGCACCCGTTCTACACGGGCAAGCAGCGCATCATGGACTCCGCTGGACGCGTCGAGAAGTTCAACTCGCGGTACAAGGGCTTCGGCAAGTAG
- a CDS encoding ABC transporter ATP-binding protein has product MVNVLHFTGVSVVRGGTTILDSVDWSVDSDQRWVILGPNGAGKTTTLQIAAALMHPSSGTAEVLEEPIGGSDLFELRPRIGFASTAMARRVPANETVLNVVMTAAYSVTGRWNEEYEEIDERRAQRVLTEWKLDHLADRKFGSLSDGEQKRVQIARSIMTDPEILLLDEPAASLDLGAREELLRLLSGFASEPNSPAIIMVTHHVEEIPRGFTHVLLLSGGSVVSAGPLAESLTSDTLTRAFGLPIELTETDGRFSARAI; this is encoded by the coding sequence ATGGTCAACGTTCTTCACTTCACCGGAGTCTCCGTCGTCCGGGGTGGCACAACCATCCTCGACTCAGTGGATTGGAGTGTAGACAGCGATCAGCGCTGGGTCATCCTCGGACCGAACGGTGCAGGGAAGACCACGACACTGCAGATCGCCGCCGCGCTCATGCACCCGTCCTCCGGTACCGCCGAGGTGCTCGAGGAGCCCATCGGCGGCAGCGACCTGTTCGAGCTGCGTCCGCGGATCGGCTTCGCCTCCACCGCCATGGCCCGCCGGGTGCCGGCCAACGAGACCGTGCTCAACGTCGTCATGACGGCGGCCTACTCGGTCACCGGCCGCTGGAACGAGGAGTACGAAGAGATCGACGAGCGCCGCGCACAGCGGGTGCTCACCGAATGGAAACTCGACCACCTGGCCGACCGCAAGTTCGGCAGCCTGAGCGACGGCGAACAGAAGCGCGTGCAGATCGCCCGGTCGATCATGACCGACCCCGAGATCCTGCTTCTCGACGAACCCGCCGCGAGCCTCGACCTCGGCGCCCGGGAAGAACTGCTCCGCCTGCTGAGCGGCTTCGCGAGCGAACCGAACTCCCCGGCCATCATCATGGTCACCCACCACGTGGAAGAGATCCCGCGCGGATTCACCCACGTGCTGCTGTTGTCCGGCGGCAGCGTCGTCAGCGCCGGCCCGCTGGCGGAGTCCCTCACCTCGGACACCCTGACCCGCGCGTTCGGCCTGCCCATCGAGCTGACCGAGACCGACGGACGCTTCTCCGCCCGGGCAATCTGA
- the glgA gene encoding glycogen synthase: MRVDLLTKEYPPEIYGGAGVHVAELVKALRSDIDVTVRCFGAPRTEADTFAYGVPAELAEANATLTTLGVDLQMAQDVQGADVVHSHTWYANGAGHIAKLLHGVPHVVTAHSLEPLRPWKAEQLGGGYRVSSWIEKTAFEAADAVIAVSGGMRADILRSYPALDESRVHVVYNGIDLDRWKPTTDADVVRALGIDPDRPSVVFVGRITRQKGLPYLLRAAAMLPPEVQLVLCAGAPDTPGILAEVTGLVEDLQKERSGVVWIDRLLPQHELSAVLTAGTVFVCPSVYEPLGIVNLEAMACGLPVVGTATGGIPEVVADGVTGRLVPIDQLSDGTGTPTDPAVFVADLARTLTEVLADPDLAARMGRAGRVRAEEMFSWGQIAASTREIYAALL; the protein is encoded by the coding sequence ATGCGCGTCGATCTGCTCACCAAGGAATACCCGCCCGAGATCTATGGAGGGGCCGGCGTTCACGTCGCCGAGCTAGTGAAGGCCCTCCGCTCCGATATCGATGTCACGGTGCGGTGCTTCGGCGCCCCCCGGACGGAGGCCGACACGTTCGCGTACGGCGTGCCCGCCGAACTGGCCGAGGCCAATGCGACACTCACCACCCTCGGCGTCGACCTGCAGATGGCCCAGGACGTGCAGGGCGCCGATGTGGTGCACTCCCACACCTGGTACGCCAACGGGGCCGGGCACATCGCCAAGCTGCTGCACGGGGTGCCCCACGTGGTCACCGCACACAGCCTCGAGCCGTTGCGCCCGTGGAAGGCCGAGCAGCTGGGCGGCGGCTACCGCGTGTCGAGCTGGATCGAGAAGACCGCCTTCGAAGCCGCCGACGCCGTCATCGCCGTGAGCGGAGGCATGCGCGCCGACATCCTGCGCAGCTATCCCGCCCTGGACGAGTCCCGTGTGCACGTGGTGTACAACGGCATCGACCTCGACCGGTGGAAGCCCACGACCGACGCGGACGTGGTGCGCGCGCTCGGCATCGACCCCGACCGGCCGTCGGTGGTGTTCGTCGGCCGGATCACCCGGCAGAAGGGCCTCCCGTACCTCCTGCGCGCAGCCGCGATGCTCCCGCCTGAGGTGCAGCTGGTGCTCTGCGCCGGCGCCCCTGACACGCCCGGCATTCTCGCCGAGGTCACCGGCCTGGTCGAAGACCTGCAAAAAGAACGATCCGGTGTCGTCTGGATCGACCGGCTGCTGCCGCAGCACGAGCTCTCCGCCGTGCTCACGGCCGGCACGGTCTTCGTCTGCCCCTCGGTCTACGAGCCTCTCGGCATCGTCAACCTCGAAGCCATGGCGTGCGGCCTGCCCGTGGTAGGCACCGCCACCGGCGGCATCCCCGAGGTCGTTGCGGATGGCGTCACCGGCCGGCTGGTCCCCATCGACCAGCTCAGCGACGGGACGGGCACCCCGACCGACCCCGCGGTCTTCGTCGCCGATCTGGCCCGCACACTCACCGAGGTGCTCGCCGACCCCGATCTGGCCGCCCGGATGGGCCGCGCCGGCCGGGTCCGGGCCGAGGAGATGTTCAGCTGGGGCCAGATCGCCGCGAGCACGCGGGAGATTTACGCCGCACTGCTCTAG
- the glgC gene encoding glucose-1-phosphate adenylyltransferase yields MKAQKIFGIVLAGGEGKRLMPLTEDRAKPAVPFGGHYRLIDFALSNLINSGVTQIVVLTQYKSHSLDRHVSQTWHVSGGLFNSYIASVPAQQRLGKRWFSGSADAILQSLNLIHDEKPDIVVVVGADHVYRMDFSQMIQAHIDSGAQATVAAIRQPIGLADQFGVIEVDAATPDRISDFREKPKDAIGLADAPHEVFASMGNYVFNADALIEAVRRDGERTDSSHDMGGDIVPDFVSRGEAGVYDLQRNEVPGSTDRDRYYWRDVGTIDSFFEAHQDLISALPVFNLYNQSWPIFSQQLNSPPAKFVRDAKGSLGTVIDSIVSLGCVISGAHLERSVVGPWAVIDSGAHVVDSIVFDRVQIRPGAVVHRAILDKDVIVAEGANIGVDRDRDLARGFSVTESGITVVGKGVHVHP; encoded by the coding sequence ATGAAGGCCCAGAAGATCTTTGGAATCGTTCTCGCAGGCGGCGAGGGAAAACGGCTGATGCCGTTGACCGAAGACCGCGCCAAACCAGCGGTGCCGTTTGGAGGGCATTACCGGTTGATCGACTTCGCATTGTCGAATCTGATCAACTCCGGTGTCACCCAGATCGTCGTCCTGACCCAGTACAAGTCCCACAGCCTCGACCGTCACGTGTCCCAGACCTGGCACGTGTCCGGCGGGCTGTTCAACTCCTACATCGCCTCCGTGCCCGCGCAGCAGCGGCTCGGCAAGCGCTGGTTCAGCGGGTCGGCGGATGCCATCCTGCAGAGCCTCAACCTCATCCACGATGAGAAGCCCGACATCGTCGTCGTGGTCGGTGCCGACCACGTCTACCGCATGGACTTCAGCCAGATGATCCAGGCGCACATCGATTCCGGTGCGCAGGCCACCGTGGCGGCCATCCGGCAGCCCATCGGACTGGCGGACCAGTTCGGCGTCATCGAAGTGGATGCCGCAACGCCGGACCGGATCAGCGACTTCCGGGAGAAGCCCAAGGACGCCATCGGCCTGGCCGACGCGCCGCACGAGGTGTTCGCGTCGATGGGCAACTACGTCTTCAACGCCGACGCGCTGATCGAGGCCGTTCGCCGTGACGGCGAACGCACCGACTCCAGCCACGACATGGGCGGCGACATCGTCCCCGACTTCGTCTCCCGCGGCGAAGCCGGCGTTTACGACCTGCAGCGCAACGAGGTGCCGGGGTCCACCGACCGCGACCGGTACTACTGGCGCGATGTGGGAACCATCGACTCGTTCTTCGAGGCTCACCAGGACCTGATCAGCGCCCTGCCGGTGTTCAACCTGTACAACCAGAGCTGGCCGATCTTCAGCCAGCAGCTGAACTCGCCGCCGGCTAAGTTCGTGCGTGACGCCAAGGGTTCGCTGGGCACCGTGATCGATTCGATCGTCTCGCTCGGGTGCGTGATTTCCGGTGCCCACCTCGAGCGCAGTGTCGTCGGCCCCTGGGCCGTCATCGACTCTGGCGCCCACGTGGTCGACTCGATCGTCTTCGACCGGGTGCAGATCCGGCCGGGCGCCGTGGTGCACCGCGCCATCCTCGACAAGGACGTCATCGTCGCGGAGGGCGCCAACATCGGCGTCGACCGTGACCGTGACCTCGCCCGGGGTTTCAGTGTCACCGAGTCCGGGATCACCGTGGTCGGCAAGGGCGTGCACGTACACCCGTGA
- the serB gene encoding phosphoserine phosphatase SerB: MNAPARFLVVLDADSTLIENEVIELLAEAAGSLALVAEVTDRAMRGELDFAESLRQRVATLAGLSTDVFAQVGALIRPTAGVHDLITGLHAGGSRIGVVSGGFHELLDPLAASLGLDHWRANRLEVEDGHLTGRLSGPIIDASAKAAALTEWAAVDGVDLCSTVAVGDGANDLTMMRIAGLGVAFNAKPIVRRSADLVIGTTDLSQVLPLLGLRG; this comes from the coding sequence GTGAACGCCCCAGCTAGGTTCCTCGTCGTCCTGGATGCCGACTCCACCCTGATCGAGAACGAGGTCATCGAGCTCCTCGCTGAGGCGGCCGGTTCCCTCGCCCTCGTGGCCGAGGTGACCGATCGCGCCATGCGCGGCGAACTCGATTTCGCGGAGAGCCTCCGGCAACGGGTCGCCACCCTGGCCGGGTTGTCCACCGACGTCTTCGCCCAGGTGGGCGCCCTGATTCGTCCTACCGCCGGCGTGCACGACCTCATCACTGGTCTGCACGCCGGCGGCAGCCGGATCGGCGTCGTCTCCGGCGGCTTCCACGAGCTCCTCGACCCGCTGGCCGCCAGCCTGGGCCTCGATCACTGGCGGGCCAACCGGCTCGAGGTCGAGGACGGCCACCTCACCGGCAGGCTGTCCGGACCGATCATCGACGCGTCGGCGAAAGCGGCCGCCCTGACCGAATGGGCGGCGGTGGACGGCGTTGACCTCTGCTCCACTGTGGCGGTGGGTGACGGGGCCAACGACCTCACCATGATGCGCATTGCCGGTCTCGGAGTGGCGTTCAATGCCAAGCCCATCGTGCGCCGCTCGGCCGACCTGGTGATCGGCACAACCGACCTCAGCCAGGTACTGCCCCTCCTGGGCCTGCGCGGCTGA